A window of Deltaproteobacteria bacterium contains these coding sequences:
- a CDS encoding radical SAM protein: MEYDMPLFRPPSEARSLIFQVTLGCSWNRCLFCRMYKTKKYLVRPFDAVEREIVEMSRRHPGARRVFLGDGDPLEAPTDHLLGILELLNRRFPSLERISAYAGPTNLLRRTPEELAALKKRGLDILYLGIETGNDELLAKIRKGATADRIVEGCRKAIDAGLRMSTFILLGLGGVAGSRAHAKDSARVANAIDPHFLAALTLMPLPDARSYEEEIMGGGFRLIDPVQSLRELRWFVEELDLSGCKFGTEHASNYLPIHGAVLPRDKGRILSLIDGALAEASPANLRPEWSRGL, translated from the coding sequence ATGGAATACGACATGCCGCTGTTCCGGCCGCCGTCGGAAGCGCGGTCCCTCATCTTCCAGGTGACGCTCGGCTGCTCCTGGAACCGGTGCCTGTTCTGCCGGATGTACAAGACCAAGAAGTACCTCGTGCGCCCCTTCGATGCGGTGGAGCGGGAGATCGTGGAGATGTCCCGGCGGCATCCGGGCGCGCGGAGGGTGTTCCTCGGCGACGGCGACCCGCTGGAGGCTCCGACCGACCACCTGCTGGGGATCCTCGAGCTTCTGAACCGCCGATTCCCGTCCCTCGAAAGGATCAGCGCGTACGCGGGTCCGACGAATCTCCTTCGGCGGACCCCCGAGGAGCTCGCGGCGCTGAAAAAACGCGGCCTCGACATCCTCTACCTGGGGATCGAGACAGGGAACGACGAACTCCTTGCGAAGATCCGGAAAGGGGCGACGGCGGACCGGATCGTCGAGGGGTGCAGAAAGGCCATCGACGCGGGGCTGCGGATGTCCACCTTCATCCTGCTGGGACTGGGAGGCGTCGCGGGGAGCCGCGCGCACGCGAAGGATTCCGCCCGGGTGGCCAACGCGATCGATCCGCACTTCCTCGCCGCCCTCACCCTGATGCCTCTCCCGGACGCGCGGAGCTACGAGGAGGAGATCATGGGAGGGGGATTCCGCCTGATCGACCCGGTTCAGTCCCTCCGGGAACTGCGCTGGTTCGTGGAGGAGCTGGATCTGTCCGGCTGCAAGTTCGGAACGGAGCACGCATCCAACTACCTACCCATCCACGGCGCGGTCCTTCCACGGGATAAGGGGAGGATCCTGTCGCTCATCGACGGGGCGCTGGCGGAAGCGTCGCCGGCGAATCTCCGGCCGGAGTGGTCCAGAGGGCTCTGA
- a CDS encoding acyl-CoA dehydrogenase, protein MTGSTTKAPSGKGTGKKGRVPFSWEDPLLIESQLSTEERLVRDTARSYCQEKLLPRVTEANRNEKFDREIMNEMGELGFLGPTIEGYGCAGVNYVSYGLIAREVERVDSGYRSAMSVQSSLVMHPINAYGTEEQRKKYLPRLATGEIVGCFGLTEPDHGSDPGGMKSRAKKVAGGYVLRGNKMWITNSPIADVFVVWAKDEQGVIRGFLLEKGMKGLSAPKIKGKFSLRASETGEIVMDDVFVPEENLLPDASGLAGPFGCLNRARFGIAWGALGAAEFCWHAARSYTLDRKQFGRPLAANQLIQKKLADMQTEITIGLQAVLRLGRLFDEGKVAPEAISMLKRNSCGKALEIARAARDMHGGNGISDEFHVIRHVMNLESVNTYEGTHDIHALILGRAQTGIAAFGD, encoded by the coding sequence ATGACGGGATCGACTACAAAAGCACCTTCGGGAAAGGGAACGGGAAAGAAGGGGCGCGTCCCCTTCTCCTGGGAGGACCCGCTCCTGATCGAGTCCCAGCTTTCCACGGAGGAGCGACTGGTCCGCGATACGGCCCGCAGCTACTGCCAGGAGAAGCTGCTCCCCCGGGTCACCGAGGCCAACCGGAACGAGAAGTTCGACCGGGAGATCATGAACGAGATGGGAGAGCTCGGGTTCCTCGGGCCGACCATCGAAGGGTACGGCTGCGCGGGCGTGAACTACGTCAGCTACGGCCTGATCGCGCGCGAGGTCGAGCGGGTCGACAGCGGGTACCGGTCCGCGATGAGCGTGCAGTCGAGCCTGGTCATGCACCCGATCAACGCGTACGGCACCGAGGAGCAGCGGAAGAAGTACCTGCCGCGCCTGGCCACCGGGGAGATCGTCGGATGCTTCGGGCTCACCGAGCCGGACCACGGCTCCGACCCGGGCGGGATGAAGAGCCGAGCGAAGAAGGTCGCCGGCGGGTACGTGCTTCGCGGGAACAAGATGTGGATCACCAACTCCCCCATCGCCGACGTGTTCGTCGTCTGGGCCAAGGACGAGCAGGGAGTCATCCGCGGGTTCCTCCTCGAGAAGGGGATGAAGGGGCTGTCGGCCCCGAAGATCAAGGGGAAGTTCAGCCTGCGGGCCTCGGAGACCGGCGAGATCGTCATGGACGACGTCTTCGTCCCCGAGGAGAACCTGCTCCCCGACGCGTCCGGCCTGGCGGGACCGTTCGGCTGCCTCAACCGGGCGCGGTTCGGGATCGCGTGGGGGGCGCTGGGCGCGGCGGAGTTCTGCTGGCACGCCGCCCGGAGCTACACCCTCGACCGCAAGCAGTTCGGTCGGCCGCTGGCGGCCAACCAGCTCATCCAGAAGAAGCTCGCCGACATGCAGACGGAGATCACGATCGGCCTGCAGGCGGTCCTGCGGCTGGGCCGGCTCTTCGACGAGGGGAAGGTCGCGCCGGAGGCGATCTCCATGCTCAAGCGGAACTCGTGCGGAAAGGCGCTGGAGATCGCGCGCGCCGCCAGGGACATGCACGGGGGGAACGGGATCTCGGACGAGTTCCACGTCATCCGCCACGTGATGAACCTGGAGTCGGTCAACACCTACGAGGGGACGCACGACATCCACGCCCTCATCCTCGGGCGCGCGCAGACCGGCATCGCCGCCTTCGGGGATTAG
- a CDS encoding PAS domain S-box protein, translated as MILAGGRRTEMYVVRIEESENALKSQLAFREGIVECAAEGVCVCHGVPDPPFVRFTVWNRRMTEMTGYTMEEINRFGWYQSLYPDPDLQARAIARMDRMRQGIDLKGEEWEITRSDGETRILAMSTSILQSEEGTVHVLALMQDVTDRKRVEEALRVSEEKFRVLSDQSPLGMTLIDGKGRYEYVNPAFEKMFGYTLQDLSIGKDWFRAAFPEPGNRKEVVRIWKEDLIAAGIGVCRPRIFEVACRGGDRKTILFRPVSLLGNRQLVIYEDITERQRLEAQLRQAMKMEAVGRLSGGVAHDFNNLLTVIIGNVSLAQGKVQASDPVSGMLLEVNKAAERAARLTQQLLAFSRKQIIEPKVLDLNALIADLHSMLVRLIGEHIEIATGLGEGLGTVRVDPGQLEQILVNLAVNARDAMREGGKLRIETSNVELDEAYCAVHPDARPGWYVRLSVSDTGHGMTEEVRAQIFEPFFTTKPKGSGTGLGLSMTYGAVKQAGGSIDVLSEPEKGTTVRIYLPRVETEAEKGQEPGEPQELLDGTETVLLVEDEDVVRGLCVQVLERLGYNVLQAGNGAEAIALAREFGGRIDLLLTDVVMPGMNGGELATHLVILHPEAKVLFTSGYTDDAIVQHGVLDDGVFFIGKPYTPTALAKKVRDVLDRK; from the coding sequence ATGATCTTGGCCGGGGGGCGGCGGACCGAAATGTACGTGGTCCGGATCGAGGAGTCTGAGAACGCCCTGAAAAGCCAGCTCGCGTTCCGGGAAGGGATCGTCGAGTGCGCGGCGGAAGGGGTTTGCGTCTGCCACGGCGTACCGGATCCCCCCTTTGTCCGTTTCACCGTGTGGAACCGGCGGATGACGGAGATGACCGGCTATACCATGGAAGAGATCAACCGCTTCGGTTGGTACCAGTCCCTCTACCCGGATCCCGATCTCCAGGCCCGGGCGATCGCCCGGATGGACCGGATGCGACAGGGGATCGACCTGAAGGGCGAGGAGTGGGAAATCACCCGGTCCGACGGCGAAACCAGGATCCTGGCCATGTCCACCTCCATCCTTCAGTCCGAAGAGGGAACCGTCCACGTCCTTGCGCTGATGCAGGACGTCACCGACCGCAAACGCGTGGAAGAGGCCTTGCGGGTGTCCGAGGAGAAGTTCCGGGTCTTGAGCGATCAGTCCCCGCTGGGGATGACGTTGATCGACGGCAAGGGCCGCTACGAATACGTCAATCCCGCCTTCGAGAAGATGTTCGGATATACCTTGCAGGATCTGTCGATCGGGAAGGACTGGTTCCGGGCCGCGTTTCCCGAGCCGGGGAATCGGAAGGAAGTCGTCCGGATCTGGAAGGAGGACCTGATCGCCGCCGGGATCGGGGTGTGCCGGCCGCGGATTTTCGAGGTCGCCTGCCGGGGAGGGGACCGCAAGACCATCCTCTTCCGCCCGGTGTCCCTGCTGGGGAACCGGCAGCTGGTGATCTACGAGGACATCACCGAGCGGCAGCGGCTGGAGGCGCAGCTGCGCCAGGCGATGAAGATGGAGGCGGTGGGGCGCCTCTCCGGCGGGGTGGCTCACGATTTCAACAACCTTCTGACGGTGATCATCGGCAACGTGTCGCTGGCCCAGGGGAAGGTACAGGCGTCCGATCCGGTCTCCGGGATGCTGCTCGAGGTGAACAAGGCGGCGGAGCGCGCGGCGCGGCTGACGCAGCAGCTGCTGGCGTTCTCCCGCAAGCAGATCATCGAGCCGAAGGTTCTCGACCTGAACGCGCTGATCGCGGACCTGCACAGCATGCTGGTCCGCCTGATCGGGGAACACATCGAGATCGCGACGGGCCTCGGGGAGGGGCTCGGGACGGTGAGGGTGGATCCCGGGCAGCTGGAGCAGATCCTGGTGAACCTCGCGGTGAACGCCCGGGACGCGATGCGGGAGGGAGGGAAGCTCCGGATCGAAACATCGAACGTGGAGCTGGACGAAGCATATTGCGCCGTCCACCCCGACGCCCGCCCCGGGTGGTACGTGAGGCTGTCCGTGAGCGACACGGGGCACGGGATGACCGAGGAGGTCAGGGCGCAGATCTTCGAGCCGTTCTTCACGACGAAGCCCAAGGGGAGCGGGACGGGGCTCGGACTGTCGATGACGTACGGAGCGGTGAAGCAGGCGGGCGGCTCGATCGACGTCCTTTCCGAGCCGGAAAAGGGCACGACGGTCCGGATCTACCTTCCGAGGGTGGAGACGGAGGCGGAGAAGGGGCAGGAACCGGGAGAGCCGCAGGAGCTTCTGGACGGAACGGAGACGGTGCTCCTGGTGGAGGACGAGGACGTGGTCCGGGGGCTGTGCGTCCAGGTGCTGGAACGGCTGGGGTACAACGTCCTCCAGGCCGGAAACGGCGCCGAGGCGATCGCGTTGGCGAGGGAGTTCGGCGGGCGGATCGATCTGCTCCTGACCGACGTCGTGATGCCCGGAATGAACGGGGGCGAGCTGGCGACGCACCTGGTCATCCTTCATCCGGAAGCGAAGGTGCTCTTCACATCCGGATATACGGACGATGCGATCGTGCAGCACGGGGTGCTGGACGATGGCGTGTTCTTCATCGGAAAACCGTACACGCCGACGGCGCTGGCGAAGAAGGTCCGCGACGTGCTCGATCGGAAATGA